The Planctomicrobium piriforme genome includes the window GGTGAAGGCGCTCCCCTGATGCCCACGTCCTCCGCCGGCATCGAACTCTGGAGGTCGTCCGAATTCCGTCGTGATGACGATGAGAGTCCGGTCGAGAAGATTCTTCTTTTCGAGATCGATGATGAGCGTGCTGACGGCGGAATCCAGCTCCTGAATCAGGGCATGTTGCTGGAGAATTCCTTCGTTGTGAGTGTCCCAGCCTGTTCCGTTCAAAAAGTTCAGATTGTGGGAGACTTCAATGAATCGGACTCCCCGCTCCGTCAGCCTGCGCGCCAGCAGACAGCGTTGTCCAAACTCACCGCCATATCGATTGCGAAGATCCGCAGGTTCCTGATCGAGATTGAAACTCTGATTGAAGGCAGGGCCGCTGAGCCGCAAGCTGAGATCGATTGCTTCCTCGTAGTCCTGCAGTGACTCTTTGCGGCGAGGATCTTGCGATTGTCTGAGGGATGCGAGAATCGACTCACGTCGTGAATGCCGGTCGGTTGAGATCGATGCCGGTCGTGATAACCCGGCCGGGCCCCGGCTAGTATCCGTGAGGTAGAGATAACCGTACCGTCCCCCCAGGAAGCCTGGCCCTCGGGTCACGTTGGGATAACCGATCAGAACATACGGGAGAGCGTCCTGGCTGATTGGACCACGCTCGTGCGAAATGATTGACCCCAGCGACGGATAGACCACAGTTCCGCTGATCGGACGACCTGTGTGCATGAAGTTCGTCGCGGCCGCATGTTCATCGATGACATTGTGATTGAGCGTTCGGACGGCTGTGACCCGATCCATTAAGGGGGCCATCCCTTTCAAATGCTCGCAAACCTGAACGCCAGGCACGCAGGTCTCGATACTGGGATAGTAAGCTCCCGGAATTTTTCTCGCAGGATCACCCTGTTTCTTTGGATCGAATGTATCCATGGCCGCCATTCCGCCGCCGAGCCAGATCGAAATGACATGGTCTACCTTCCCCTTCGACGGGAGTTTGTTCTGGTCGGCCTGAGAAAACGGAGAAGCAGAGGCGGCCGCTGCCAAGGCGGCGGTCCGTAGAAAATCGCGACGGTGCATGGCTTTTCCTGACTTGGCAGAGTGATCGGTGAGCAAATTTGGACTCAAGACTTGTCGGAACAGTACTCAGGGAATCCACACAAACTCACTGAGATTCATGACGCTCCAGACAACGTCTTCGTAGGTCTCGCGCCATTGTGGACGCAGACGAGGATCAGGCGGGGGACCGAGTCGGGCTCTGCGTTCCATTTCGACTGCCACGGTATTTGCTTCAGACTGCACATGATTCGACCAGGTGACGACTGGCAAGTGCTCCAGCGGCTGCGTCTCCTGCCATTCCGCTGCTGGCAACAATCGATCTTGAAACCCATCCGCCAGCAGCGGCGCCAGCGCGGCCTGTTCTCCTTCACCAGGGACGCGACCAAGGATTCTCAGAAAAATGGTTTCGACCAGTTCGTTGGGCGTGGCGGCATCGACGGCGGCCTCGGCCAGCCCGCTGTGCACCGAGGCTCGCGAGAGCAAAACTGCGGCATCGCTGTTCTGCAGGACTCCCGGCTGCAGGACATTGGGATCGAGTTCACGGTCCGTGCGTGGACTTTGTCTGGCTCCGTTCCATCCGAAGGCCTCCATGATATCGGCGACTGCTCTGGCGTTCGGCAGGCTCAAACTCGGCCGGTCTCGCTCATTCCCCAGGCTGGAGAATTTCCACGCCCGGTCTGGCACTCCTAAAGTCAGTCGATACATCGACGGCTTCCCGGCCTCCGGAGCGAAGGTCATTTCCTCGACATCCATCGGCTTGCCGACAGCCATGTGTAGCGAATCGACGACTTGTTCCGCCGACATTCTGCGGCACAGCGGAGCGACAAAAAACTGCAGCTCTGGAGAGACCGGGAGAGACTGGCGCGTCGCTTCACGTTGATAGAGTTGAGACGTGAGGATCAGGCGTGCGACGTGCCTGATCTCGTAATCATGCGTGATGAACTCGTGAGCCAGCCATTTCAGTAAGTCTGGATGGCTCGCCGCTTTTCCTTCCCAGTCATCCGGTGATTCCAAAATTCCGGCGCCGATCAACCGTCGCCACACACGGTTCACATTCACTTCGGCGAACCGCTGGTTGCCGGGCGCCGTAATCAATGCCGCCAGCTTTTCCCGGGGATCATCAGGGTTCTGCATCAACTGGCGGATCGCATCATCATCTGCACTTCCAGTGACCTCTGCAAAGGGCCACACCGGCAGCACCGGTTCCCCTGGTTTGAGAGTCACTTGAATCAGGGAAACGCGTTGCTGTTTCTCAAAGAAGGCTGCCGGGACTCTGCTGCCATCGGGAACCGTAACTGGCTTTTTTTCAAACATCGCGGCCAGTGCGTACAAGTCGCTTTGCTTCGTACTGTGGTAAGGGGAATCGTGACAGCGGGCACATTGCAGTTGCACCGCTAAAAAGGCGCTGGAAATGATCTGGCCTTTGGCCGCAAAGGGGGCATCGTTATTCGCGGCAATCCCGAACCCGGCACTTCCGCCTTCGTGGGCGCTGCCGCGCAAGAGAATCAGTTCCGTGACAAAGCGGTCGATCGGTTTTTGATCTCGGAACGATTCATAGATAAACCAGCGGAACGGTCCCGTGGTGTTCAAGCTGGCGTTGATGAGCGTCGGATTTTCCGCGAGCACGTCCAGCCAGTAACTCGTCCAATGGTCGGCACAGCGGTCGTCGGCCAGGAGCCGGTCAATCATTCGGGTGCGTTTGTCGGGAGACTCGTCTCGGAGAAACTCGCGCACGTCCTTGTCCAAGGGGATGACTCCGACGGTGTCGAGAAAGACCCGTCTCAAAAACGTAGCATCCGCAACGAGTGGAGGACTGGTCACAACGTTGGGCGTCACGGGAGGAGCCGGCCAGTTTGCACCGCTGTTGATCCAGTCGTTCAAAGTAGAAATTTGCTCGGAGGTGAGACCGGTTCCTCCCGGCGGCATGCGATCCTCCGCTGATGTGGAACGAATTCGATGCATGATTTCGCTCTTGTCGGCCGCTCCTGGATGAATCGCGGCGAGGCCGGAATCACCACCGGATCGTGCCGCTTCGAGAGAATTCAGACGCAGTCCGCCTTGAGACTTTTCGCCATGACATCGAAAGCAATGCTCGCGCAGAATGGGCAGCACGTTCTTATGGAAATGCTGGGCGTCAGCAAGCGGCGTTTGTGCGGCAGCCGTCAGTGCCGATTGAATCTTCGCGTCCAGGAAAGCATCGATCGGATGTCGATTACCGGGCTCGCCTGGAATCGTCGGAGCAGGATGTTGTTGCGCCCAGTTACGAGCGAAGTCGTGGCGCATCTTCCAGAATGATTCCTGGCTCAGCGCTGCCGAACGGCGGCACTGGTCATCGAATTTTTGCATCTCGACGCTTTGCTGCGCCAGCAGGGACTTCACGGTCGAGTCCGTCAGAGGGTGTTCCGTCTCTGAGTCTGGTTGAAGCAGGAGATATGACGTTCCATCAGCTGTTTCGATCGCCACGCAGGTTTCGCCGGGATCAGAGCGAAAGTCTTTTCCTCCGACGAGAGTTTCCAGGACCACGCGTGATTTCTTTCCGTCAGCGATTTTGCATTCGCCAAAGACCTCCTGCTGGCGATGTTCGGCGATTCGCAGTCCTGGATGGGGCGGTCTGGCCGGAGGAGTCATCGGTTCAAAGCCATCCTGGGATCCCGTCATGGGGCCGGATCGAGCGACCAGGTCTCCGTTCACCCAGAGTCGGCTGAGGCCGCGAACCCGCATTAAAAAACGCTGCTTTCCGGCAGGCAATGCAACGTCCGCGGCCATTCGTACGAGAACCGGAGCTTTCCAGCTTTCACGGATTCCCCAGGCATCGTAGCGCTGAGGAAGTCGGTCCAGCAGGAAGGCATTCGTCTCCCATTTCAGGGTTGCTTCGGGAAATGCTTCGCCTTCGTTCAGCCAGCGGAAATGAGCCGGCATGCCTTCATGAAACGAGAGCTGAACAGCACCGTCCTGTAGAGTCCCCAGTTCCGGCATCACTTCCGCAAGAGGCCGGACTGTCAGCGGCAGCTCTGGACCACGATATCGGGCTTTCAACGTGGCCAGCGGGAGTCTCTGGCGATAGATCGCAATCTCATCCAGATCGCCTCGAAAACTGTTCGATGGGCTCCCCCCGAGTGCGGATCCGATCCAGATTGCATCGGTATCAACAGTTGGAGCATTCCGTGTGGGGCCGCCGACATCCCAGCTGCCGGTGACCTGATTTCCGTCAATGACTGCAAGAATGCTATCCGGATCGCCGAAACGGTACGCAATGGCGATGTGGTGCCATGCCTGTCCGGCCTGAAATCCTTGATCGGACGTCCAGCGATGCCAGTTGGATTCATCGTTGGCGGAAGCCTTCGGAGTCTGTCGGACAGACGAGAAAAGGAAGCTGGTATGGATTCGCCCTTGTAGTTTGCGAATCCGCAGAGCCCAGTTCTGATTGTCCGCACTGAATCGAGGATCGCCTGTTCGCCCTTTTCCGATGACGTAAGCGTTTTCCCCTTCGTTGATCTCGTCGATCTTGACCCATGCCTCTAACGTGATTTCATCCTTGTTGTTGAAGACAAAGGGGCTGTTGGCTTCGGAATCAGCAAAGGTGAAACGAGCCCCTTTCCCATCCAGCCGTACGGCGGTGTTGTCCTGTGCGAAGTCAGGATACTTCTCCGGACGAGGCCCGGGCACATCCCGGTGGACGCCGCCATGTGATTCCAGCCGCGTCGATTCTTCCTGCCCGAACCCCCAATGTGCCGCAGGCCTAGCGTCCTCGACGGCGAGAAGCGGTTGAATGAAAACGCTTGCCCAAATTCCAAAAGCAGTAACCATCCGGGCTGACCGGTTGAGCGGGGAATGACACTTTGCGAGCAGCGAGTGGGATGTCGGCGTCATCGATTTCTCCGGAGAATCTTCAGCAGCGCAGGACACGCTGCACAAACTTGGCTGGTATGCCGAAGAGGCGAGACAGCGGGACAAAAGCGGGCGGATTTACCGAGAGTTACTTGTCAGGAATGAGTGGCGGCAGGCCGGCAATGAAGACCGGATCCAGCTTGGAAGCCTTCTCATCGGCTGCATGCTGGAGGAACAATTCGTTCACTTCATCACCTTCCGCAAAACCTAAGTCGGATAGGTCGATCCCCACTCCGATCACATGGAAATGCAAAGGACTGACATCGACCTTGATCGGAGATTCAGCCTCTTTGAGTTCGGCGAGTGACCCAATCGAAGTCGGAAACCGGTGTGACCAAAGTGGTGCGACTTCTCGAGCCGCCGGGGAATCCATCGTTAGATCAAATTTTGTTACGGTGAATGGTTTCAAATCAGTACGGTCAGCCAGCGGATAAATATGGAACGGATCCCCATCCGGCTGATTGGAGAATGACTGGATTTCAAACAGGACGAGATCAGGTCCGGCATGGTTCACCACCGGGGTGAGGAAGCGAATTCCTAATCCCGGCGTCTCTTCAGAATGGGAATTACTAACCGGGCGACCAGCCAGCGGCGCAGGCTGTCCACCGAAGTTGATCAAGCCTGTCGCCAGCTTGCGGTCTTCCAGCCATTCTTCCGGTCGGTCTGGCTTGTTCTGGAAACCGCACAGGTATCCATTCGCATCCGGCGTGGAATCGGCACGAAACGAAGCGACCTCGATCGGAATCAATTCCTCGGCGGAATAGGAATGAAGTTGGCCGTTTCGCTGGACCGTGACCGATGTCAGTTCATCCGCGGTGCCTTGGGGTGTGTAAGAGGCCTGGTAATCGACCAGTCGATCCGGCAATTGAGCACGATAAGTCTCAGAATGAAATTTCATCCGCTGACCTGACGAGTCAAGGAATCCTCCGACGCGAATTGCCTCTCCATTGGTTAGTCGCGTTGCCTCAGCATCAGCGGGCCGTCGCACAGCTCCCGAGGCATCTGCGATGAGCGGATCGACAGATGCAGTCGCAGTTGGATA containing:
- a CDS encoding DUF1553 domain-containing protein, encoding MTPTSHSLLAKCHSPLNRSARMVTAFGIWASVFIQPLLAVEDARPAAHWGFGQEESTRLESHGGVHRDVPGPRPEKYPDFAQDNTAVRLDGKGARFTFADSEANSPFVFNNKDEITLEAWVKIDEINEGENAYVIGKGRTGDPRFSADNQNWALRIRKLQGRIHTSFLFSSVRQTPKASANDESNWHRWTSDQGFQAGQAWHHIAIAYRFGDPDSILAVIDGNQVTGSWDVGGPTRNAPTVDTDAIWIGSALGGSPSNSFRGDLDEIAIYRQRLPLATLKARYRGPELPLTVRPLAEVMPELGTLQDGAVQLSFHEGMPAHFRWLNEGEAFPEATLKWETNAFLLDRLPQRYDAWGIRESWKAPVLVRMAADVALPAGKQRFLMRVRGLSRLWVNGDLVARSGPMTGSQDGFEPMTPPARPPHPGLRIAEHRQQEVFGECKIADGKKSRVVLETLVGGKDFRSDPGETCVAIETADGTSYLLLQPDSETEHPLTDSTVKSLLAQQSVEMQKFDDQCRRSAALSQESFWKMRHDFARNWAQQHPAPTIPGEPGNRHPIDAFLDAKIQSALTAAAQTPLADAQHFHKNVLPILREHCFRCHGEKSQGGLRLNSLEAARSGGDSGLAAIHPGAADKSEIMHRIRSTSAEDRMPPGGTGLTSEQISTLNDWINSGANWPAPPVTPNVVTSPPLVADATFLRRVFLDTVGVIPLDKDVREFLRDESPDKRTRMIDRLLADDRCADHWTSYWLDVLAENPTLINASLNTTGPFRWFIYESFRDQKPIDRFVTELILLRGSAHEGGSAGFGIAANNDAPFAAKGQIISSAFLAVQLQCARCHDSPYHSTKQSDLYALAAMFEKKPVTVPDGSRVPAAFFEKQQRVSLIQVTLKPGEPVLPVWPFAEVTGSADDDAIRQLMQNPDDPREKLAALITAPGNQRFAEVNVNRVWRRLIGAGILESPDDWEGKAASHPDLLKWLAHEFITHDYEIRHVARLILTSQLYQREATRQSLPVSPELQFFVAPLCRRMSAEQVVDSLHMAVGKPMDVEEMTFAPEAGKPSMYRLTLGVPDRAWKFSSLGNERDRPSLSLPNARAVADIMEAFGWNGARQSPRTDRELDPNVLQPGVLQNSDAAVLLSRASVHSGLAEAAVDAATPNELVETIFLRILGRVPGEGEQAALAPLLADGFQDRLLPAAEWQETQPLEHLPVVTWSNHVQSEANTVAVEMERRARLGPPPDPRLRPQWRETYEDVVWSVMNLSEFVWIP
- a CDS encoding FecR domain-containing protein — its product is MSLSKENDKPDNDQHLEFLEWVVRYQDGALTPAEVAKLSESISQDPAKRKLFRRMQIRTTAIHDLLRLEAFGQSNRLLDHELQVSISPEEVPFAAGRLARHKILASRRRTFLLTGATTLALLVLFGVMTWKWPGPSPAMTQLPAPAADAQQVILVEEIRAKFFGQGTLNSGDVVQPLQDYLLQSGLVKLRFPSGAIAILEAPSIFQVATQDRLVLNTGACSVHAPPGAEGFEVITPLTKVVDRGTRFYVRVQENNETEVHVIEGAADLYPTATASVDPLIADASGAVRRPADAEATRLTNGEAIRVGGFLDSSGQRMKFHSETYRAQLPDRLVDYQASYTPQGTADELTSVTVQRNGQLHSYSAEELIPIEVASFRADSTPDANGYLCGFQNKPDRPEEWLEDRKLATGLINFGGQPAPLAGRPVSNSHSEETPGLGIRFLTPVVNHAGPDLVLFEIQSFSNQPDGDPFHIYPLADRTDLKPFTVTKFDLTMDSPAAREVAPLWSHRFPTSIGSLAELKEAESPIKVDVSPLHFHVIGVGIDLSDLGFAEGDEVNELFLQHAADEKASKLDPVFIAGLPPLIPDK
- a CDS encoding DUF1501 domain-containing protein produces the protein MHRRDFLRTAALAAAASASPFSQADQNKLPSKGKVDHVISIWLGGGMAAMDTFDPKKQGDPARKIPGAYYPSIETCVPGVQVCEHLKGMAPLMDRVTAVRTLNHNVIDEHAAATNFMHTGRPISGTVVYPSLGSIISHERGPISQDALPYVLIGYPNVTRGPGFLGGRYGYLYLTDTSRGPAGLSRPASISTDRHSRRESILASLRQSQDPRRKESLQDYEEAIDLSLRLSGPAFNQSFNLDQEPADLRNRYGGEFGQRCLLARRLTERGVRFIEVSHNLNFLNGTGWDTHNEGILQQHALIQELDSAVSTLIIDLEKKNLLDRTLIVITTEFGRPPEFDAGGGRGHQGSAFTCVLAGGGLNHVGAYGETDEVGKKISDRPVSVPDFFATIHTALGIDYSKSLYDGDRPVPMTDGGQPIAALFS